In Campylobacter vulpis, a genomic segment contains:
- a CDS encoding DUF2920 family protein: MLVDKTYKIKSCDDVELGIKREAKLEYRISYDETKELEAIVFIIGGFGSSTNLCFMDFARQNLAQNFPVLAVNVFYHCFFNRFNEEDRRYSAKLASFEPDIRNLKTLLTHTQIPFQNDLNAFHYHPLLNERIKHYKQQGLIKKDSTLAGLSYTILPANDEYQNYGIMAALDHIFVLKNLYKKLPSTRGGGGVASLPVIYGGSSYGGYLAHLIAKIAPWHAQAILDNSCSPLPQLDYIVGRELGNDQSELTTYDGDLMIRLYSKTFWTCDANSKYCFTPAHYKIRSLLNTEHLKIQSEYAKDTLFISYHSAHDEFGTAKDKEKLYELYKALDFKAKLHLIKDEKELDKKFIRSLNHSLGMSDNGLFRKELPTILEQFRTKVFTQRQGEISYPCGNKIFTFKDEGEKFLLEIS; this comes from the coding sequence ATGCTTGTGGATAAAACTTATAAGATTAAAAGTTGTGATGATGTAGAACTTGGGATTAAGAGAGAAGCAAAATTAGAATACCGCATTAGCTATGATGAGACAAAAGAACTTGAGGCTATCGTCTTTATCATAGGAGGTTTTGGCAGTAGCACTAATCTTTGCTTTATGGATTTTGCGAGGCAAAATTTAGCACAGAATTTTCCTGTTTTAGCGGTTAATGTCTTTTATCATTGTTTTTTCAATCGTTTTAATGAGGAGGATAGAAGATATTCTGCTAAACTTGCAAGTTTTGAGCCAGACATACGCAATTTAAAAACTCTTTTAACGCACACTCAAATTCCTTTTCAAAATGATTTAAATGCTTTTCATTACCACCCCCTATTAAATGAACGGATTAAGCATTACAAACAGCAAGGTCTCATCAAAAAAGACTCCACCCTAGCAGGGTTAAGCTATACCATACTCCCCGCCAATGATGAGTATCAAAATTATGGCATTATGGCAGCACTTGATCATATTTTTGTCCTTAAAAACCTTTACAAAAAACTCCCTAGCACACGGGGGGGGGGGGGGGTAGCCTCCCTGCCTGTGATTTATGGAGGTAGCTCTTATGGGGGCTACCTCGCACACTTAATCGCTAAAATTGCCCCGTGGCACGCTCAAGCCATTTTGGATAATTCTTGCTCGCCTTTACCGCAATTAGACTACATTGTGGGGAGGGAGCTTGGAAACGACCAAAGTGAGCTTACGACTTACGATGGGGACTTGATGATACGGCTTTATTCTAAAACTTTTTGGACTTGTGATGCGAATTCTAAATATTGCTTTACTCCGGCACATTATAAAATTCGCTCTTTACTTAACACAGAGCATTTAAAAATTCAAAGTGAGTATGCTAAGGATACACTTTTTATCAGTTATCACTCAGCCCATGATGAATTTGGCACTGCAAAAGATAAAGAAAAGCTTTATGAGCTTTATAAAGCATTAGATTTTAAGGCAAAACTACATCTTATAAAAGATGAAAAAGAACTAGATAAAAAATTCATTAGAAGTTTAAATCACAGCCTTGGTATGAGTGATAATGGGCTTTTTCGTAAGGAACTACCCACTATTTTAGAGCAATTTAGAACGAAAGTTTTCACACAAAGACAGGGGGAAATTAGCTATCCTTGCGGAAATAAAATTTTCACTTTCAAAGATGAGGGCGAGAAATTTCTTCTTGAAATTTCTTAA
- a CDS encoding acyl carrier protein yields the protein MQIIKEFFMKIGRDDIDENMKNLVSNNEIDSIDVMALVAEIEKHYQKTLDRKYIKMTYFEDFESIKKMLDEAYGS from the coding sequence ATGCAAATAATTAAAGAATTTTTTATGAAAATCGGTAGAGATGACATCGATGAAAATATGAAAAATTTGGTAAGCAATAATGAAATCGATAGTATTGATGTGATGGCTTTAGTCGCAGAGATAGAAAAGCACTATCAAAAAACTCTTGATAGAAAATATATCAAAATGACATATTTTGAGGATTTTGAAAGCATTAAAAAAATGCTAGATGAGGCTTATGGAAGTTAA